The Neoasaia chiangmaiensis sequence TCGTCGGTCACCTTGTCATCTACATGCCCGCTTTGCTCAAGCCGGGAGCCATGGCTTTACGCCACCTGCTTCTCTCCCTGCATGATGGCTGTCAGATCAGCGTTCCGCCGTCGCATCGCGTTGTCATGCCGATTGCCGACTTGGAAAAGAAAGAAGCCCCTTCACTGGCAACAAAGGAGACGGTCTCGCAAGCGACGTTACGACGCAACCTTGGCTGGCTCACCATCGACCCTTATCTTCTACGTATCGACGTCGCGGAACGTCTGCTTTCCGCTATCGGCGCACTTACCCGCGATGGTGACAGACCGGCCCCCGCGGATCTGGCATCACGATTTGGGCTCTCGCAGGATATCCTCATCTGCGCGCTCGATGCGCTGCACATTCGGCACCGGCAGGCGCATCCGCCCCACCCATCCTTCTATGGTCCCGCAGCTCCCCTCATGCTGCTGCACAAGGCGCGAAAGCAGAATCGAAGCAAGGTCGTTTCGCGTCCGCGCATGACCGGCAGAAAACAGCCATCTGCCGGTCATGCGCCAATCGATGGCCCCTTCGCGGCCCTGTCCGCCCTGCGCCGAAAGCTCTAGCCTATGACTGTTGCCTACCAGAGACTTGACCTATGGCTTTGGTATGCGCGCGTCGCCCGTCAACGAAGCGACTGCGCAGCACTCATCGCCAAAGGGAAAATCCGGATCAATCGACAGGCAACCACGAAGCCGCATGCCAAGGTTCATATCGGCGACGTGCTGACACTCCCGTCCCCCCGTCCCCCTGGCGTTCGGGTTCTTCGCGTCGTCGATCTCGGCATGCGGCGTGGATCGGCGACGGACGCCGCGTGCCTTTTCGACGAGATTGAGGAGACGACGTCACAGCCCGGCCATTCATCGAAAGAAGAATGAATCTGATGCTTGCCAGCGACGGCAAAGCCTCGCATACCACCGTTTTTCAGCCTTGGCGCAGAATATAGCCGCGCGTTCGTGGCAAGACAGTGCGCTACCGCAGGCCGCCTTGCGGCCTCATGACACGATCGGAGACGAACAATGACCTATGTGGTCACTGAAAACTGCATTCGCTGCAAATTCATGGACTGCGTGGAGGTTTGCCCGGTCGACTGCTTCTATGCGGGCGAGAACTTCCTCGTCATCAACCCGGATGAATGCATCGACTGCGGCGTATGCGAACCTGAATGCCCTGCGGAGGCGATCCTGCCGGATAGCGACGGGCGCGCGATGGCATGGCTGGAAACCAACAGCAAATATGCCGCCGTCTGGCCGAACATCACTCGAAAGGGCGAGCCGCCAGCCGACGCCGACGAATGGAAAGACAAGCCCAACAAGACCGAATTGCTGTCGCCCGAACCTCATAAGAACTGAGATCGAAGCGCCTAAAAAAAGGCCGGTGGGAACTCCCACCGGCCTTTTTTATTGAACTCTGCACCATGGCCGCGAGACCATGATGCAAGGAACGTCGAAAAATCAGCGCGACATCATGTTGATGCTGGTGTCATGCAGAATGAACAGCGTGCCACCAACGATAATCAGCACGCATGCCACGGCGAAGCAGAACGCCATGAGGTTCCAGCTCTGCTCCGAACTGCCGTTCATATGCAGGAAGAAAACCATATGGACGACAATCTGGACCACCGCGAGAAAAGCGATGACGCCGACAGTCGCGCCCGGCGAAATCACGTGCATCATGACGGCCGCAAAAGCGGCCGCCGTCAGCACGACGGAGATCACGAAGCCAATCAGATACGAGGCGTAGGAGCCGTGGCTCTCTCC is a genomic window containing:
- a CDS encoding RNA-binding S4 domain-containing protein → MTVAYQRLDLWLWYARVARQRSDCAALIAKGKIRINRQATTKPHAKVHIGDVLTLPSPRPPGVRVLRVVDLGMRRGSATDAACLFDEIEETTSQPGHSSKEE
- the fdxA gene encoding ferredoxin FdxA; the encoded protein is MTYVVTENCIRCKFMDCVEVCPVDCFYAGENFLVINPDECIDCGVCEPECPAEAILPDSDGRAMAWLETNSKYAAVWPNITRKGEPPADADEWKDKPNKTELLSPEPHKN
- the cyoD gene encoding cytochrome o ubiquinol oxidase subunit IV, producing MSQAPTTVMTNGESGESHGSYASYLIGFVISVVLTAAAFAAVMMHVISPGATVGVIAFLAVVQIVVHMVFFLHMNGSSEQSWNLMAFCFAVACVLIIVGGTLFILHDTSINMMSR